CATGTTCGATGCTAAAATTTGTAAACATTGTCGAAGCCATCTTAATGAAGTAGCAGAGAACGAGCTTGTATTAGATAGTAATATCCTAGAAGTAAAACTAGCTTCCGATGAACACATTAAAAGTTACAATCTACAATTCTTTATTATGATTCTCGTGGGATGTGCCCTGTTAGCAAGTTTTATTTTTTTTGCGTCACTATAGACTGCATTGCCTTTTTGATACTCCTAATCTTCGCTAGAGTGTTTGAGCGTCATACTATACAGTTTAAGACTTAGCCTAGGATTTTCTAATCGATGTAATACCTACAAAAAACAGGCCTTATCAAATAGAAAATAGTTAAAATAAAACGATTATAGCCGAGTTTAGAAATCCCTGAATTTACCCGAATGGCAAATTCTATCTGATACGCCTAAATTATTTTTGTCCAGAAATGAGCTATATTTCGCTTGATAGCAATTTTTTATTGAACTACAACAGTTGGCATTCTTAAACACGAAAATGCCCCTTTGTGAGCTGGTAAGATTTTAGGCCGATAAACTCCGTCCGCAACTAATCGGGCTTGCTGGGGTAACTGGGAGCTAGAGTGCGGTGCTCAAAACTCCCAGAAGTGTGCATAAGCAGCTTTTCTTACTGGTGATTTTCGTCTGCATTGTTACGCAAATTAACTCAAAGGCATATCGCTATTGTACTAAATCAATCTAGGGTTAATGACCTAATTTATTTGATTAGAAAAACCACTTTGAGAGCTCCACTGGTTGTTATATGTGTGGATAGTTGAGAATCCACCAATCATCACAGTCTCTCTTTCTGTATAGGTTCACTGTTTATTCAATGTATTCATTAGCTAAATCCGAAAGAATACTTGAGCTTCCTGTTTTGTTTTTTCTTTCATACAAATATCTTGAAGAAACAAACGTATCTCGCCTTCTTTTAAGAAATTTCAAGTCCGAGTTATTGAAAAGTGTTGTTTTAATATCTTCTGGAAGGGAGATAGCCAAAAGGTATAGGTCATGACCGTTGGAAATTCCTTTAACTTTATAGTTGTCGTCAAGCATAGAGGAATCAAAGGCGAGTTTATAATCATTGCCATCAACACCTTTTTCAATACACAAGAAGCTTTTGAACAGTATTTCTAGTGAGAGGGCTGCATTTACATCTGAAATATACCCAAGATCAACTGTTCTAGTTGAAGCCACATAATATTTATACGCCTCTTCAACACACCAAGGGGCTAATGGTCCTTCCCACATGTCTAATCTCCATAAATATCACACAAGTTAAATGACAAAAAGCTATCTTTTGTGCCCTACAATACTGCATTTTGTTTTATGCTAAACAATAACTTCGACTTAATAGCAAAGGCAGAGTCATATGACCCTGCCTTCTAAACTTGCCTTGCTGCTCATTGGAGTCACTGAACACTCCACCTTACCCATTCGCTTTTACTTGAGCTATAAACCGTGTCAAAGCATGGTATGCTTTACTATCTGTCTCACCATCAATCACTGCGTCCTCTATGTAACCAGTCGGTGTAGTAACACGCAACCATGTTCTATCAGAAGAAATAATACTCTCAATAAGACTGATGTTCACAACAAATCCTTTGAGTGATGTATTCATTCCAGACTGGTTTTGAAAATCAGTAACACTTGATGTTGGCGTCAACTCAACCTTCCGACCATCGATATTTAACTCAGCCCTAATTACCCCTGCATAATCGTTAAAAATCTTGACAAGTAAAATTGCAGTTTTGGGTTTATCAGAACTCCATTGAGCTCCCAGTCCAGTACAAACCATTCCCTCACAAGCATTTCCGTGTGGGGTGATATTAACAATTTTAGCATTATCAAATCCGCTATATGAGACATCCGGATCTAAACCTGAAGTCGTGGAACATGCGCTTAATAACGCTAAAGATAAAAATAGTATCTTTTTCATTCTTACTCTCTTTTAATATTTCAGCCAAACCAACCAGTTAAAGTTAGTATAATTAGTTTGTTTTTCTTGAGCGCTTTGTCACAAAAGCGTTTTAGGGGTTAGTTCTGTTTTGCATGCACAGCGAAAAATTCTGCATTAAGCGAATCCGATACTACAGATTGAGATTGCATGGTTCTGTTTATTTTTTATCACCAGCAGCACCGCTTCATGAAGTGCCGTTTTACGATCTGGAAGTTGGGGAAGGTAGATACCGGTCGAAGCTCGTAAAACGTTAATAAGATGGTACGCCCCACCCACACGCTAAACTTAACATTGTTAGGTTCAGTTAAATAAAGGTGACCATCATGACTACTATTCGCGTTATCGGCATCGATTTAGGAAAAAACACATTTCATCTTATCGGCCATGATTATTCAGGCAGAGAAGTCTTTAGAAAGAAGCATAACAGACAAAAATTGCTTCGATAACTAAAAGGACATGCACCTTAAAATAAGTAATTGAGTCATTCCATTAAGTTTTTTTTGCACCAAATACTCCATTCTTCGGCCAACCTAACAAAACAACCATTGCACCTCACCCCATGTTTTTATACTCTGTTGCGGCACTGGCAAAATCCAGTGTCGGGATTGGTCTCTCGTGTATATCCAAAGGCACGTATAAAAGCTTTTTGTACGTGGCACCAGCACATCTAGATTATGGTGAGCTGAGTGAGAGTGCTTCGGCACGCCGTAACCTTTGGAACGGTAAGACCAATCTTGCTCAGTTCACCACCTAATGATTGGTCTCATTACTTGGTGTAATTTAATTTATCCAAAGGAGGCTACTATGCCAAACCCAAATTCAACGCAAAACCCAACGCCAAACCTGAACAATACGAAACTCCCCCTACTCGCCCGCGACTATCTTTCGACGCTTTACGCTACTTGCACGGATAAAAACGAATTAGAGATGAAAACGGTGATTAACTATTTGAATGAGTTGATTACGGAAGACGAGCTGCGGGATGCTTCGCGCCTTTGAGTTACGTATGTATTCCCACGCGGGAGCGTGGGAACAAAAGAGATATGGGTTTGGTTGATATCGTCAGTTAACTAACTTCTGCCCCATTGTTTGCTGCGTTAGTTAGCCGTCACACGATGCGGTAAAAAATTTGACCTACTTTTTCTCATGTCTGTAGAGTGTTTCAAATTAAACGAAATAGAAAGGAGTTCTAGTGACTATCACATTAAAGGAAGTCGATGGTGTCCCAGTTCGAGAGAGACATAAAGCCAAGTGCCATTGTGGAAGTGTAGAGATTGAACTCTATTTACCAAATGGTATCGAAGATATTCGACGGTGTGATTGTTCCTTATGCCGAAGAAGAGGAGCAATAGTAGCTTCAGTACCATTGTCGGGTATTAGGGTTCTAAGGGGAGAAGATAAGCTAAAGCTATACCAATTCAATACTAAAGAAGCCAAGCACTACTTTTGTAGTGAATGTGGAATTTATACTCACCACCAAAGACGTTCAAACCCGAGTCAGTATGGATTTAATGTTGCATGCCTTGAGGGAATCAACCCTTTAAAAATTGAAGTGATCCCAACCTACGATGGTGTAAATCATCCCGCAGACCACAATAGGTAGAAGCATTAGGGGGGCTGTATCTTCAGTTACAATGAGCAGCTTTAACAAGAAAATGTCCCATAGTTTGTTACGCTTCTAAATACGTTACAGATGATCAGCTAGTTTTGATATACAAAAAGAAATGTGTGGCAAAACGCAAGATCTTCCTCCACCACCATTTGCATATGTCGTCGAATTTCTTCTAAAAATTTGCTTGCCATCTCCACTCTTTCTTTCTGTATATCCGTACAGTTTATTAGGTTTGAATCTGGTTTGAGTATGAAAAATGGCTTGTTTTGTTGAGTGCTTAGTCTCGCTTTGTCGATAGGGAATTTAGTAAGTCATTGTTCATTAGGAGATTTGTGATGATCATACCTTAGATAACACGCACTGTTAAAAAGTGATAACACGCTGGCGCGTTTTTATGTGATGACAGAATACATAATTCGATGTATTTGCGCTAATTTTTAGTGAGTTATGATAAGTTGATGGAAAGTCAGGCAGCCAGAAAAACGAGACTGCCTGTTATTAAGAATCTTAGGTAACTAGGAGAATTCAGTGGAAGATAATAACTCTCTAGTGGCGAATGAAAATTCGTCAGAAATAGAAAAAATAAAGGAAGAACTTTCCCAAGTAGCTCTTACTACTAAAAAACGCGCCCTAGAAAAGTTTGGTTTAGCTGCCCTTGGCAGTATTCCTTGGGTTGGCGGTTTTATTAGTGCTGCTGCGAGCATGAAAACCGAGGAAGGCACTTTAAAAACTGATTCATTACAAACTCGCTGGTTAGAAGAGCATGATACAAAAATGCAAATTTTGGGTGAAACACTAACCGAAATTAGCGCAAGTTTTGAAAGGTTAGGTGAAGCTGTTGATGAACGTATTCAAAGTGAAGAATACTTAGATTTAGTTAGGAAATCATTTCGAACTTGGGATGCGGCTGACACCACTGAAAAGCGCAAATATATTGCTAATTTAATTATTAACGCTTCAGGTACACAAATCTGTTCCGATGATGTTGTACGTTTATTTATTGATTGGCTAGCGGGTTATCATGAATCGCACTTCGCAGTAATCCGGGAAATTTATAAAACTCCCGGCGTTACACGCTACGATATATGGTCTGCTATAAATGGAGTGGTTCCACGCGAAGACTCCGCAGAAGCTGATTTATATAAATTGCTAATTAGAGATTTAAGTACTGGTGGTGTAATTCGACAAGTTCGTGATACAACTCATGATGGTCAATTCTTAAAACGTAAACCTGCGCCAAAGAGAACTGGCTCTCGTACTACTGAATCGGCATTTGAAAATAGTAAGCCATATGTCTTAACTGAGCTTGGTAAACAGTTTGTACGTTATACGATGAATGACGTTGTAACCAGGATTGGTTAAATCGTTACCTAACAAGTCATTTCAGCAGGACAAAAAACAGTTGGTTTTTGCTCGTGCCTCGCTTATTTTAACCAACTATTTTATTGCCTCTGAATGAGGCGTTATACATTTTATCTAGGTTATGGAGTAACCATGAATTATAAAAATAAGATTGAACCTAAAAATTGCTCAGGTATGGAAGATATTCGCGTGGAGATCGATAGTATGGATCGAGATATTATCGCTATTTTAGGTAAACGATTTGAGTATGTTAAAGCGGCTGCGAAGTTTAAGACTTCGGAAACATCCGTACGAGCTCCTGAACGTTTTAAGTCTATGTTGGAGCAACGTAGGATTTGGGCTTCATCTGAAGGGCTAAGCCCTGATGCCATTGAGAAAATGTATCGAGATTTAGTGAATCATTTTATTAAAGAAGAAATGTCCGAATGGGCATCCGAGTCAACAAACGTATAAAAAGGCGTTAGGTGAATCTCAGAGGAGGTTATAAATTGAAAGAAAAAGAGTTAGAAGCTTATTTGCATGCACAAATACCTGCATCAAAATTATTAGGAGTAGAGGTTAAAAGTTGCAGTCAAACAAATATTGAACTGCTAGCTCCTCTTGAGCCAAATATTAATCATAAGAATACGGCATTTGGCGGAAGCCTTTCAGTTTTAGCCATCTTAGCTGGGTGGTCATTAGTCTATATGCGTTTAAATGGTATTCGAAATGAAATAGTCATTCAAGAAAGTTCAATGACATATTTAAAGCCAGCTAATGGTTCATTTACTGCTACCAGTTTATATGAAGAAAGCACTGATTGGTCGAAGTTTTATCGTTCTTTTACTAAGCGGGGCCGTGGGCGTATTAAAGTAAAAAGTAATATTCTCTGCGGAGAAGAAATAGTGGCTACTTTCCAGGGAACATATGTTGCGTTTAATAAAGAGTTCACCTAACAAATAGGATAGATGTCGCGCAGCCGACATCTTATCTGGGTGTTGAACAAGCCCGAAGCCACTCTTTATAGTAAATTGTGCGATTGAATCAGATAGGTGCTTAGCCTTGACTCTTTTCTCAAGGCGCACTGTGCCAGCATAAGGTTGCGGATGTAACCTTATCAACCAGTTAGCGCTATTTTCATTGTCTCGTGTTGTACTTTCTCCTCATGTTAATGGACGCCATTATCCTTATAAGGTTCGCCTTTCTGCTATCTCAGTCGACTGACGCCAACGCAATCCATTTCGTGCTGACAACAAGGACACGATCTTGTTGCTTTACTATTTATCAGAGTGGTTTTAGGTGGGGTTTGATAAAACAGGTGCAGCAACAACATTTGAATACGGAGTCGCAGAGCTTTGGCATTTCCTCGTAAAAATCCGTAGTCTCTCACTCGCTGAAGTCCTTTAGGTAACACATGTTGCAAGATGAGCATCAAAAACTTGAGTGTGGGTAAGGTTCGTGTTTTCCATCCTTTGGTTTGGCTGTCTTTATATCGGAAGGTCACCATTTTCTCTTCAATGCTAATAATGTCCTTATCCGGTAACACACCACGATATAGGTAACGTGATAAATATTCCAAAGCGGGTTCTCCATACCCGACATACCGACAATCAACGACCTATCGGTCAGGGGTCTGGCTAGGCAACAACATCAGTGAGTGTTGATTAATAGCGTGCAAGTGAGGATTCAGGTTTCGTTGTCGGCTGTGAGTGTGCAGTACGACGGTAAACCCCAGCTCACCTTTATGCTGCCTTTGAGCAAAATTTACACCACCCATATGATTGGTACTTTTCGGTGGTGATTCGCTCAATCGCTTACGGAGGCTACTATGCCAAACGCAAATTCAACGCAAAACCCAACGCCAAACCTGAACAATACGACACTCCCCCTACTCGCCCGCGACTATCTTTCGACGCTTTACGCTACCTGTACGGATAAAAACGAATTAGAGATGAAAACGGTGATTAACTATTTGAATGAGTTGATTACGGAAGACGAGCTGCGGGATGCTTCGCGTCTTTAAGTTACGTATGTATTCCCACGCTGGAGCGTGGGAACAAAAGAGATATGAGTTTGGTTGATACCGTCAGTTAACTAACCTCTTCTCCCATACAAGTTTCAGCTTGGCCGTTACTCTCGTAGGGTAACCGGACACACGCCACAATATATCCTATTAACTATCTGAGGCTTATCTGAAGTGTCAGTTAAATCGGAGAATCGTTATGTATTAGTAGAATCTAGCCACTTCATCAAACTCTAATCGAGGTAGTCTCGGATAGACGCCACTGCTGTCACCGTAACCAATATTTACGATAAAGTTCACCGTGGTATCTGAACCCGAGAAGAACTCATTGTTCACAGCCACAGGGTTAAAACCTGACATTGGGGCAACATCAAGCCCCACTGAGCGAAGTGCAATCATAAAATACGCCGCTTGTAGCGTTCCATTTCTCTCTGCGTTTTCTCTTGCCATATCGGGGTTACCTTCAAACATAGCTGCTGCCTCAGGCATGATCGGGAATACTCGATTCATATTCTTATAAAACGCCTGATCAACTGCGATAATAGCGGTAACAGGTGCCGTACGGGTTTTCTCTTGATTAGAATCAAGCATTAAGGGAACCAATCGTTTTTCTTTCTCTTCTTCACGTAGAAAGACGATACGCATAGGCTGAATATTCATTCCAGTTGGCCCCACCTTCGCCAAATCATACGCCTCTTTGAGTTTTTCATTGTCAACAGGCTTATCAGTCCACGCATGTAATGTATGGGCTTGACCTAATA
This portion of the Vibrio sp. VB16 genome encodes:
- a CDS encoding GFA family protein, with amino-acid sequence MTLKEVDGVPVRERHKAKCHCGSVEIELYLPNGIEDIRRCDCSLCRRRGAIVASVPLSGIRVLRGEDKLKLYQFNTKEAKHYFCSECGIYTHHQRRSNPSQYGFNVACLEGINPLKIEVIPTYDGVNHPADHNR
- a CDS encoding isochorismate lyase; this translates as MNYKNKIEPKNCSGMEDIRVEIDSMDRDIIAILGKRFEYVKAAAKFKTSETSVRAPERFKSMLEQRRIWASSEGLSPDAIEKMYRDLVNHFIKEEMSEWASESTNV
- a CDS encoding YiiD C-terminal domain-containing protein, translated to MKEKELEAYLHAQIPASKLLGVEVKSCSQTNIELLAPLEPNINHKNTAFGGSLSVLAILAGWSLVYMRLNGIRNEIVIQESSMTYLKPANGSFTATSLYEESTDWSKFYRSFTKRGRGRIKVKSNILCGEEIVATFQGTYVAFNKEFT
- a CDS encoding malonic semialdehyde reductase gives rise to the protein MSNLLPGQAEAIQEINELRTRISVADTDTMALLLGQAHTLHAWTDKPVDNEKLKEAYDLAKVGPTGMNIQPMRIVFLREEEKEKRLVPLMLDSNQEKTRTAPVTAIIAVDQAFYKNMNRVFPIMPEAAAMFEGNPDMARENAERNGTLQAAYFMIALRSVGLDVAPMSGFNPVAVNNEFFSGSDTTVNFIVNIGYGDSSGVYPRLPRLEFDEVARFY